A DNA window from Motilibacter rhizosphaerae contains the following coding sequences:
- a CDS encoding ATP-dependent sacrificial sulfur transferase LarE: MSALERLEAELAGAGPLVVAYSGGVDSALVLAAALRVLGRDGVLAVTGRSPALAQREDAEAGRLAALLGARHRYVETAEGDDPGYRANAGDRCFFCKSVLLDTLLALAAAEGFAAVATGTNATDALDPFRSGIRAADARGVIAPLRAAGIPKDEVRRLARELGLPVWDKPASPCLASRVAVGIEVTPRRLRRIEDGEEAVRRLAAERGVPLRDLRVRDLGSSARVELDAAALEGLRVDDIEECVRAAGFSGEEVAVAAYRYGSLNEGRTAGA, translated from the coding sequence GTGAGCGCCCTCGAGCGGCTCGAGGCCGAGCTCGCCGGCGCGGGACCGCTCGTCGTCGCGTACTCCGGCGGGGTGGACTCCGCCCTCGTGCTGGCCGCGGCGCTGCGGGTGCTCGGGCGCGACGGCGTGCTCGCCGTGACGGGACGCTCCCCGGCACTGGCGCAGCGCGAGGACGCGGAGGCCGGGCGGTTGGCCGCGCTGCTCGGGGCGCGCCACCGCTACGTCGAGACCGCCGAGGGCGACGACCCGGGCTACCGCGCCAACGCCGGCGACCGCTGCTTCTTCTGCAAGTCCGTCCTGCTCGACACGCTGCTGGCGCTCGCCGCCGCCGAGGGCTTCGCGGCGGTGGCGACGGGCACCAACGCGACGGACGCGCTCGACCCGTTCCGCTCCGGCATCCGGGCGGCCGACGCCCGCGGCGTCATCGCGCCGCTGCGCGCGGCGGGCATCCCGAAGGACGAGGTGCGCCGGCTCGCCCGCGAGCTCGGCCTGCCGGTGTGGGACAAGCCCGCGTCGCCCTGCCTCGCCAGCCGGGTGGCCGTGGGGATCGAGGTGACCCCGCGGCGGCTGCGGCGCATCGAGGACGGCGAGGAGGCCGTGCGGCGGCTCGCCGCCGAGCGCGGGGTCCCGCTGCGCGACCTGCGGGTGCGCGACCTCGGCAGCAGCGCGCGCGTCGAGCTCGACGCCGCCGCGCTCGAGGGTCTCCGGGTCGACGACATCGAGGAGTGCGTCCGCGCCGCCGGGTTCTCGGGGGAGGAGGTGGCCGTGGCGGCCTACCGCTACGGCTCCCTCAACGAGGGGCGGACTGCGGGCGCGTAG